In one window of Micromonospora cathayae DNA:
- a CDS encoding TetR/AcrR family transcriptional regulator C-terminal domain-containing protein, protein MAIIGRLADPGDDLRAALLAVGGDLARVDCGERARALRRLLHAEATRFPELLDAAPGRGAERLTEALADRLARLALSGRLRITDPALAAEQFLALVTGPLQSRSRYGNRVVPVQEQRAVTVAAVDMFLLAVG, encoded by the coding sequence TTGGCGATCATCGGCCGGCTCGCCGACCCCGGGGACGATCTCCGTGCCGCCCTGCTCGCGGTCGGTGGTGACCTGGCCCGGGTCGACTGCGGCGAACGGGCCCGCGCGTTACGGCGGCTGCTGCACGCCGAGGCCACCCGGTTCCCCGAACTCCTCGACGCCGCGCCCGGTCGCGGCGCGGAACGCCTCACCGAGGCGCTGGCCGACCGCCTCGCCCGGCTCGCCCTGAGCGGCCGGCTGCGGATCACCGACCCGGCCCTGGCCGCCGAGCAGTTCCTCGCCCTCGTCACCGGGCCGCTGCAGAGCCGGTCGCGGTACGGCAACCGGGTGGTCCCGGTCCAGGAGCAGCGGGCCGTCACCGTTGCCGCCGTGGACATGTTCCTGCTGGCCGTCGGGTAG
- a CDS encoding MFS transporter, with amino-acid sequence MVPGVGEPADDRQLLLDEVRGAGSVLAMPVAGRLSDRLGARRPALTGAFVAALGAALGAAALTRVDAGGAWPALWAFVVGAGLGAVGAPTMGSLYRTLPRHQVPQGSSVLYMLNQLGAAVGIAVVALVVDLAGDADPARGFRYGYWWILACVLVILAGSSLLPGRPDPAGHVVRPADDGAVAGTP; translated from the coding sequence ATCGTCCCCGGGGTCGGCGAGCCGGCCGATGATCGCCAACTGCTGCTCGACGAGGTCCGCGGGGCGGGTTCCGTCCTGGCCATGCCGGTCGCCGGCCGGCTCAGTGACCGCCTCGGTGCCCGCCGCCCGGCCCTGACCGGCGCGTTCGTGGCGGCGCTCGGGGCGGCGCTCGGGGCGGCGGCGCTCACCCGGGTCGACGCCGGCGGGGCGTGGCCGGCGCTGTGGGCGTTCGTCGTCGGGGCGGGGCTCGGCGCGGTGGGCGCGCCCACCATGGGCTCGCTGTACCGCACCCTCCCCCGCCACCAGGTGCCCCAGGGCAGTTCGGTGCTCTACATGCTCAACCAGCTGGGCGCGGCGGTCGGCATCGCCGTGGTCGCGCTCGTCGTCGACCTCGCCGGGGACGCCGACCCGGCGCGCGGGTTCCGGTACGGGTACTGGTGGATCCTGGCCTGCGTGCTCGTCATCCTGGCGGGCAGCAGCCTGCTGCCCGGCCGGCCGGACCCCGCCGGACACGTCGTGCGCCCGGCGGACGACGGGGCCGTGGCGGGCACCCCGTGA